From Vibrio maritimus, one genomic window encodes:
- a CDS encoding DUF1800 domain-containing protein, producing the protein MAFQLNAFEASRFLERATFGVKQEDVAKLLEMGVEEWLNNQFLMTANSHDERGEFQRSHRRNGRWSPTVRVSAWFDLALWGKDQLRQRMAFALSQILVVSERDENLADEPKALAQYYDLLVDHAFGHYADLLYAVSRSPVMGTFLTHLGNRSFDSTGVLPDQNYARELMQLFTTGDFSLDEYGKVIKDQQGRPVENYDEEQVAELARVFTGWEMNNNSFFEPMVNNEAHHDRKEKTLHGVILPAEQDADLELKQVINILVNHPSTSPFIAKFLINRFVSSNPSPEYIFRVAAVFRRSNGHLGETLKALLMDEEAFKAKNTGNIKYKEPLLRLTYFFRALNAYTGLSNRDNQSPEPMFYSSTSKFLSYQDGFNQTPLGAPSVFNFFSPEFSPEGPLQESQLVSPELELMEWVDIAENNHVLHEALTYYNDTVKQGDGTSGYRQDEKTYVVVSPYYDAVTDKGLEAMLDLVAVTLLNGKMSSVLRDNLTSLYQSSLLESDNKSAVNNVILMTFLSAEFSIQG; encoded by the coding sequence ATGGCCTTCCAGTTAAATGCTTTTGAAGCATCTAGATTCTTAGAGCGAGCAACTTTTGGTGTAAAGCAGGAAGATGTAGCAAAGCTATTAGAAATGGGCGTTGAAGAGTGGTTAAATAATCAGTTTCTTATGACCGCTAACTCTCATGACGAGAGAGGAGAGTTTCAACGTTCACACCGTAGAAACGGTCGTTGGTCGCCAACAGTTAGAGTCAGCGCTTGGTTTGATCTTGCTCTTTGGGGAAAGGACCAATTAAGACAACGGATGGCTTTTGCTCTTAGTCAGATCCTTGTTGTCTCAGAAAGAGATGAAAACCTTGCAGACGAACCCAAAGCACTAGCACAGTATTATGATTTATTAGTAGATCATGCTTTCGGACACTACGCTGACTTGCTCTATGCAGTGTCACGCTCACCGGTCATGGGGACTTTCCTTACTCACCTTGGTAACCGTTCATTTGACTCTACAGGAGTATTACCTGATCAAAACTATGCCCGTGAACTCATGCAGCTTTTTACGACAGGTGATTTTTCTTTAGATGAATACGGCAAAGTGATTAAAGATCAGCAAGGTCGTCCAGTTGAAAACTATGATGAGGAGCAAGTTGCAGAGTTAGCGCGAGTATTCACTGGTTGGGAGATGAACAACAACAGTTTTTTTGAGCCTATGGTGAATAATGAAGCTCACCATGATAGGAAGGAAAAAACACTACACGGTGTCATATTACCGGCAGAGCAAGATGCTGATTTAGAACTAAAGCAAGTTATTAATATATTGGTTAATCATCCAAGTACATCACCATTTATAGCCAAGTTCCTGATCAACCGTTTTGTTTCCTCCAATCCTTCTCCTGAGTATATTTTCCGGGTGGCGGCGGTATTTCGCAGATCAAACGGCCACTTAGGCGAAACTCTTAAAGCTTTGCTAATGGATGAAGAAGCCTTTAAGGCTAAAAATACCGGTAATATAAAATACAAAGAGCCACTGTTGCGCCTAACATACTTCTTTAGAGCATTGAATGCTTATACAGGTCTCTCAAATAGGGATAACCAATCTCCTGAGCCTATGTTTTACTCTTCTACTAGTAAATTTCTCAGCTACCAAGACGGTTTTAACCAGACACCGTTAGGAGCACCGTCAGTGTTTAACTTTTTCAGTCCAGAATTCAGTCCAGAGGGGCCGTTGCAAGAGAGTCAACTAGTCAGCCCCGAGCTCGAACTGATGGAGTGGGTTGATATCGCAGAGAATAATCATGTTTTGCACGAAGCTCTTACTTACTATAACGATACGGTAAAACAAGGTGATGGCACTAGTGGATATAGACAAGATGAAAAAACCTATGTAGTGGTATCTCCTTATTATGATGCTGTTACCGATAAAGGGCTAGAAGCCATGCTCGACCTGGTTGCAGTTACTTTACTTAACGGAAAAATGAGCTCAGTACTTCGTGACAACTTAACCTCACTTTATCAATCAAGTTTATTAGAGAGTGACAACAAAAGTGCTGTGAATAATGTAATTTTGATGACATTTCTTTCAGCAGAATTCAGTATCCAGGGATAG
- a CDS encoding transposase yields MRCSITKRQRRTFSSEFKIDTASLVFDQGYSISESARSLDIGDTALRR; encoded by the coding sequence ATGAGGTGTTCAATAACAAAACGACAACGACGTACATTTTCTTCTGAGTTCAAAATAGATACCGCAAGCTTAGTTTTTGATCAAGGTTACTCAATATCTGAATCGGCACGTTCTCTAGACATCGGTGATACGGCCTTACGACGCTAA
- a CDS encoding ParB N-terminal domain-containing protein produces the protein MIDQNITELVDSLVRLSKQKTNFDFEERVAIFNKLSKVKRNIIDVYDHPILNVTLKKPQHLYVNDYNPNFIAPPEKKLLLHSIQRDGLTLPIIVCPIQKDNNVIIDGHHRFTLIKSKPNLISNLQGYIPTVSLKRDLPERMSATIRHNLAKGQHQVELTSQLLLKLKALNWTDDAISNELGMDRDEILRMLQTTGLLEAFGNRPFSKAWV, from the coding sequence ATGATAGATCAAAACATCACCGAACTTGTAGATTCACTTGTTAGGTTAAGTAAACAAAAAACGAATTTCGATTTCGAAGAACGAGTCGCCATTTTCAATAAACTATCGAAAGTTAAACGTAATATTATTGATGTTTATGATCATCCGATACTAAATGTAACTCTCAAAAAGCCTCAACATTTATATGTAAATGATTACAATCCAAATTTTATTGCGCCACCAGAAAAAAAACTATTGCTCCATTCAATTCAAAGAGATGGACTCACATTGCCAATCATCGTTTGTCCAATACAAAAAGACAACAACGTTATTATCGATGGACATCATCGATTTACACTGATTAAAAGTAAACCTAACCTGATTTCAAACCTACAAGGCTATATTCCAACGGTATCTTTAAAACGCGATCTGCCAGAACGAATGTCAGCTACAATTCGCCACAATCTAGCAAAAGGTCAACACCAGGTTGAGTTGACATCACAGTTACTATTGAAGCTAAAGGCTCTAAACTGGACCGATGATGCAATATCAAATGAGCTTGGTATGGATAGAGATGAAATATTGAGAATGCTGCAAACAACTGGATTATTGGAAGCTTTTGGAAATAGGCCTTTTTCGAAAGCTTGGGTATAA
- a CDS encoding replication initiation protein, translated as MVKVNTTKKYTLPKQFKKAHKLVFSQQDLTQREADLFALMIAHMRPEDWDNNETPVYEFASTQLSRWLGITPKELAKTLKPVADRLTKKNIGLPVDDENDDVQEFDFISIFKRVKYKDRKLTMIPNDELREAYIEYNNSYALINTQSFFSLKKEYAKRLYEILSRFKGGGTYLQTFDISDLKGLFGLHDPGGKIKSGKRSFSNNSVFIERCIKASIRGIEDDPEANQEILFFDSKDGTTHGYEVYREGRKISKIKFLYRWVDKKKPIHTLNLGEIKKIISTLELKRKDGFELTIDELKNLAHSYASIGENERASKIKLAIQRREKEQEELVEMQSSLEAFMNELKQIAPDDNY; from the coding sequence ATGGTGAAGGTCAATACTACAAAGAAGTACACTCTTCCAAAGCAATTCAAGAAAGCTCATAAGTTAGTGTTTTCACAACAAGATCTAACTCAACGCGAAGCTGATCTCTTCGCATTGATGATCGCTCACATGAGGCCAGAAGATTGGGATAACAATGAAACACCAGTCTATGAGTTTGCCTCTACACAGCTATCTCGATGGTTAGGCATCACTCCAAAAGAGTTAGCTAAAACACTTAAGCCTGTGGCAGATCGCTTGACTAAGAAAAACATTGGATTGCCTGTCGACGATGAGAATGATGATGTCCAAGAGTTTGATTTTATATCTATTTTCAAGAGAGTTAAGTATAAAGATAGAAAACTCACGATGATACCAAATGATGAACTGCGAGAGGCTTACATTGAGTATAATAATAGTTACGCACTTATCAACACACAGAGTTTCTTCAGTCTCAAAAAGGAGTACGCCAAGCGGTTGTATGAAATTCTTAGTCGATTCAAAGGCGGCGGAACCTACCTTCAAACCTTTGATATATCCGACCTGAAGGGACTTTTTGGGCTCCATGATCCAGGAGGTAAAATTAAGTCGGGCAAGCGCTCATTTTCGAACAACAGTGTCTTTATAGAACGCTGTATCAAAGCAAGTATTAGAGGGATAGAAGATGATCCTGAAGCCAACCAAGAGATACTCTTCTTCGATTCAAAAGATGGTACTACCCATGGTTATGAAGTCTACAGGGAAGGCAGGAAGATATCTAAAATCAAGTTCTTATATAGGTGGGTAGATAAGAAGAAACCTATACATACACTCAACCTTGGTGAGATCAAAAAAATTATATCTACGTTAGAGCTAAAGCGAAAAGACGGCTTCGAACTAACGATCGACGAGCTTAAAAACCTAGCTCATTCATATGCCTCAATTGGCGAGAACGAGCGTGCAAGCAAGATCAAACTTGCCATCCAACGGCGAGAAAAAGAGCAAGAAGAACTTGTGGAAATGCAAAGTTCCCTAGAGGCATTCATGAACGAACTAAAGCAAATCGCTCCTGATGACAATTACTAA
- a CDS encoding winged helix-turn-helix domain-containing protein, translating into MEKEKNQSLFEGKKYFNLDGKIFYENGLVLDAKTERLVTKISEAQFRILFNLFESEGVIMSKQELIHKGWQGSVVSEGCLLMAIFSLRQLLKRNYIITVRGIGYYFMLPQSIKVQRECVHH; encoded by the coding sequence ATGGAAAAGGAAAAGAATCAATCTCTTTTTGAAGGGAAAAAATACTTCAATTTAGATGGAAAAATATTTTACGAAAATGGATTGGTATTAGATGCTAAGACAGAAAGGTTAGTAACAAAAATATCAGAGGCGCAATTTAGAATTCTATTTAATCTATTTGAAAGTGAAGGGGTTATCATGTCAAAGCAAGAACTCATTCATAAAGGCTGGCAGGGTTCTGTTGTGTCAGAAGGCTGTTTACTAATGGCCATTTTTTCATTGAGGCAGTTATTGAAAAGGAACTATATAATTACTGTTCGTGGTATAGGGTATTACTTTATGTTACCTCAATCAATAAAAGTACAACGCGAATGTGTACACCACTAA
- a CDS encoding ParA family protein, with product MSTNLELANRIEKRAEGLSKSEISRRDAIIDQTYVEIDDKEISNLLLTHCVSKATIASYCGVSLNTYISYEEKAIEEGVMEPAIKYKGKWQYTPRHVHAMMDYLGRESWSDKYQTCVINVQNQKGGTGKSTATMSLATELALDFNSRPRICVIDLDPQGSLRVFVDPDALEETELDMLTTVELMLGEDAPSGLYSDYIEQGYSHKEIVDMSLLGTHLPNLFILPAIPSDETFSSIAWQSGLASGDLSCLKFLKERVIDNLRDEFDLIFIDTGPHVNPLSWNALYASKVLLVPVTPHKLDWQSTIQFYESLPNQLRNLPDGAEGIAFEKFLITNRDTENNRDDAIVDVIKDEMGSLVLNNQILKSSAFEAAARNYRTVCDIRKSDKLCPDTQLDRAQSSVRAVANEFKNLLKDN from the coding sequence GTGAGTACTAATCTTGAGTTGGCAAACAGAATAGAAAAAAGAGCAGAAGGCTTATCCAAAAGCGAGATCTCCCGGCGAGATGCAATTATCGACCAAACTTATGTTGAGATTGATGACAAAGAGATTTCCAACTTATTGCTCACTCATTGTGTTTCTAAAGCGACAATTGCCAGTTACTGTGGTGTGTCATTAAATACATATATTTCTTATGAAGAAAAGGCGATTGAAGAAGGCGTAATGGAGCCTGCGATCAAGTATAAAGGTAAGTGGCAATATACCCCTCGACACGTGCATGCAATGATGGACTATCTTGGGCGAGAGAGTTGGTCAGACAAATATCAGACTTGTGTCATCAACGTTCAAAACCAAAAAGGTGGTACTGGCAAAAGTACCGCTACGATGTCCTTAGCCACGGAACTAGCACTCGATTTTAACTCGAGACCAAGAATCTGTGTGATAGATCTGGATCCACAAGGTTCACTTCGCGTGTTTGTCGACCCGGATGCACTTGAAGAAACAGAGTTAGACATGTTGACGACAGTAGAACTTATGCTTGGTGAAGACGCTCCTAGTGGACTCTACAGTGATTACATAGAACAAGGCTACAGCCACAAAGAAATCGTGGATATGTCTCTGTTAGGTACTCACCTTCCAAACTTGTTTATTTTACCTGCGATTCCTTCAGACGAAACATTTTCAAGTATTGCTTGGCAAAGTGGGCTCGCGTCTGGAGATCTGAGCTGTCTTAAGTTCTTGAAAGAAAGAGTTATAGATAACTTGCGTGACGAATTTGATCTGATATTCATTGATACTGGTCCCCATGTAAATCCATTGTCTTGGAATGCACTTTACGCATCGAAAGTTTTATTGGTTCCGGTTACACCACATAAGCTTGATTGGCAAAGTACTATTCAGTTTTATGAGTCGCTACCCAACCAATTGAGAAACCTTCCCGATGGTGCGGAGGGTATCGCGTTCGAAAAATTCTTGATAACGAATCGTGATACAGAGAATAATCGTGACGACGCTATTGTTGATGTCATTAAAGATGAGATGGGATCGTTAGTACTAAATAATCAGATTTTAAAGAGTAGTGCTTTTGAAGCCGCGGCTCGTAACTATCGAACCGTGTGTGATATACGTAAATCTGACAAGTTGTGTCCAGATACACAACTTGACAGAGCACAATCGTCCGTGAGAGCTGTCGCTAACGAATTCAAAAATCTACTTAAGGATAACTAA
- a CDS encoding OmpA family protein → MTMKIKNSVITFLFINSSLSIAAEADSAAEADSFDPTWFAQTNVGTQLAADNLSSKLTHGALVGIAAGLEFNEYFSLILGYQYQSELSANSYTLSTSVWDVSTKFRYSVYPQHFVYGSAGGAYWSSDYRNISLSGNGISPLVGIGYQYDYKKSLSFDVGYRFLYGIGNRAIGSYDSHQFLLGAKYRFGVASKLQAKPKPISDTHELKRVELLTVRLDQSKNYFKTGSYQVDRAVLFELAEIIKIMKSEPKATAIITGHTDSTGNVESNRVLSERRALSIAEIIHSEGIHYDRLKIIGKGQSEPIASNETLVGRQANRRVEVDVVLETLIDEVSY, encoded by the coding sequence ATGACAATGAAAATCAAAAACTCTGTAATAACTTTCCTTTTTATCAATAGCTCTTTGTCCATTGCTGCGGAGGCAGACTCTGCTGCGGAGGCAGACTCGTTTGACCCTACTTGGTTTGCCCAAACTAACGTTGGTACGCAGCTTGCCGCTGATAACCTAAGCTCAAAATTAACTCATGGTGCATTAGTTGGTATTGCTGCTGGTCTAGAGTTTAATGAATATTTTTCATTAATATTGGGGTACCAATATCAGTCTGAATTGAGCGCGAACTCTTATACATTGTCAACATCTGTTTGGGATGTAAGCACCAAGTTCCGTTATAGTGTGTATCCGCAGCACTTTGTTTATGGAAGTGCTGGCGGGGCTTATTGGAGTTCTGATTATCGAAACATTTCTCTTTCGGGAAACGGTATTTCTCCGTTGGTTGGCATTGGCTATCAATATGACTATAAGAAATCGCTTAGTTTTGATGTTGGTTATCGCTTTTTGTATGGCATTGGTAATCGCGCAATAGGTAGCTATGATAGCCACCAATTTTTGCTCGGTGCAAAATACCGCTTTGGTGTTGCTTCTAAACTACAGGCGAAGCCAAAACCTATTTCTGACACTCATGAGCTTAAACGTGTCGAGTTGCTTACTGTGCGATTGGATCAATCCAAGAACTATTTTAAGACAGGTAGCTATCAAGTTGATCGGGCTGTTTTGTTCGAATTAGCAGAAATTATTAAGATAATGAAGAGTGAGCCGAAGGCAACAGCAATTATTACTGGGCATACTGACTCTACAGGTAACGTTGAGAGTAATCGGGTTTTGTCTGAGAGAAGAGCGTTGTCTATTGCTGAAATTATTCACAGCGAAGGAATTCATTATGATCGATTAAAAATTATTGGGAAAGGACAATCTGAGCCTATTGCTTCTAATGAAACTCTTGTGGGTCGGCAAGCTAATCGACGTGTAGAGGTCGATGTTGTATTAGAAACTTTAATTGATGAAGTTAGTTATTAG
- a CDS encoding transposase zinc-binding domain-containing protein — protein MQQSWQRTMALDSTLRDIETIEIAGIFACGKPALDGKALHCENNDCLHAKNFWLTCSSHACSRCGEKATDNWIVRKVKRLPDYL, from the coding sequence ATACAACAAAGCTGGCAACGCACTATGGCACTGGATTCAACCCTTCGTGATATCGAAACCATAGAAATCGCTGGAATTTTTGCCTGTGGTAAACCCGCCTTAGACGGCAAAGCGCTACATTGTGAAAACAACGACTGTCTCCATGCTAAAAATTTCTGGTTAACCTGCTCCAGCCATGCTTGTTCGCGTTGTGGCGAAAAAGCCACAGACAACTGGATAGTGCGGAAGGTAAAGAGATTACCTGATTACCTTTGA
- a CDS encoding replication initiation protein has product MSIEKDKIQLELPTNLVRKYHSGTESHIKSNDIVFASLKLTPKMCDLMSLLFTKMREDDWYVDGDVTGEHAEPCYEFTAKEIAEFFPNIKTTNQVSATIKKPAQRLMETAIGIERGNGDFRYTPLFSDCIYDNGVLRMYPNNRLRESYIAKAKTKGYALINNEQYLALKDAHSKKTLDLLSRFKTGNHLYPLSLKKLQIIYGVYGPDGKLQLPSYKSPKTFLSRLIESSLETIANSLESQERIEIMRSEAKGTLGYEVVNDDSSGKIDDNTRIRFLYRWTATFSEENIKDAKKEVERLMFLNAKVINETGSRFGLTGNQYLELAQNLKVVSSESEESEKFYQPMIEKVEKTLNELITSLEKQQQEEEMSMKNSLIELSNYL; this is encoded by the coding sequence ATGAGTATAGAGAAAGATAAAATTCAACTAGAGCTACCAACCAACCTAGTAAGAAAGTACCACTCTGGTACGGAAAGCCATATAAAAAGCAATGATATTGTTTTTGCATCTCTTAAGCTTACACCAAAGATGTGTGATCTTATGTCGCTCCTGTTTACTAAAATGAGAGAAGATGATTGGTATGTCGATGGTGATGTAACGGGAGAGCACGCTGAGCCTTGCTATGAATTCACAGCCAAGGAAATTGCAGAGTTTTTTCCAAATATCAAGACGACTAATCAAGTGTCAGCAACGATCAAAAAGCCAGCACAACGGCTAATGGAAACAGCAATTGGTATAGAAAGAGGTAATGGTGACTTTCGCTATACCCCCCTTTTTTCTGATTGTATTTACGACAATGGTGTTCTGAGGATGTATCCAAATAATAGGCTAAGAGAGAGTTACATTGCTAAAGCTAAAACCAAAGGGTATGCACTTATCAACAATGAGCAATACTTAGCATTAAAAGACGCACATTCTAAGAAAACACTTGATTTACTAAGCCGTTTTAAAACAGGTAATCACCTTTACCCTCTGTCGTTGAAAAAGCTACAAATTATTTACGGTGTATACGGGCCGGATGGAAAATTGCAGCTCCCATCATATAAATCACCGAAGACGTTTTTATCTCGACTAATAGAGAGCTCACTAGAGACGATAGCGAACAGCCTGGAGTCTCAAGAGCGAATTGAGATAATGCGTAGCGAAGCCAAGGGTACGCTTGGCTATGAGGTCGTCAATGATGATAGTTCTGGCAAGATTGATGACAATACTCGAATCCGTTTTTTGTACCGTTGGACGGCAACGTTTTCGGAAGAAAACATTAAAGATGCGAAAAAAGAAGTAGAACGCTTGATGTTCCTAAATGCCAAAGTAATCAACGAAACAGGAAGTCGATTTGGTTTGACGGGTAATCAGTATCTTGAATTAGCCCAGAACCTCAAGGTTGTCTCAAGCGAATCAGAGGAAAGTGAGAAGTTCTATCAACCGATGATTGAAAAGGTTGAAAAAACATTAAACGAATTGATTACATCACTGGAAAAACAGCAACAGGAAGAGGAGATGTCGATGAAAAACAGCCTTATTGAGCTTAGTAATTATCTCTAA
- a CDS encoding DUF3440 domain-containing protein has translation MDDFQNFYVSFSGGKDSGVLLNIVIEEAKKRNRLPVDVLVVDLEAQYQHTVEYVDSMLKKPEVNAYWVCLPLSLRNSVSQFQPKWLCWNPDEKELWVRKLPPTNSVINDERYFPFFKKGMEFEEFVNQFMLWYQSIKKTTCAGLIAIRSDESLYRYKTIKSKKKGKFKGINWTTYVSQHCYLAYPIYDWSVEDIWAANSKFLWSYNRIYELMHKVGVPLSQQRLCQPFGEDQRKGLWLYQILEPDTWQRLVGRVQGCNFGAKYSKKQGRILGYYRFELPAGHTYRSYAKFLLHSMPPYMEQHYRAKIFQFLVWWKKHGKHLGIRHIPDFADKKLEAQKKVPSWRRICKVLIKNDFLCRGLSFGLNKSLSNKCLENYDSYFQTNKRS, from the coding sequence ATGGATGATTTTCAGAATTTTTATGTATCATTTTCGGGTGGTAAAGATTCTGGCGTGTTGTTAAATATTGTTATCGAAGAAGCTAAGAAAAGAAATCGACTACCTGTGGATGTTCTTGTCGTCGATTTAGAAGCTCAGTATCAACACACAGTCGAGTATGTCGACAGCATGCTAAAGAAGCCAGAAGTGAATGCCTATTGGGTATGTTTACCATTAAGCTTACGGAACTCTGTATCCCAATTCCAACCCAAATGGCTATGCTGGAACCCTGACGAGAAAGAGCTATGGGTGAGAAAGTTACCACCAACTAACTCTGTTATTAATGACGAACGTTATTTTCCATTTTTTAAAAAAGGGATGGAGTTTGAAGAGTTTGTTAATCAATTCATGCTCTGGTATCAAAGCATCAAAAAAACCACTTGTGCAGGGTTAATTGCAATACGAAGTGATGAGTCACTTTATCGATACAAAACAATTAAAAGCAAAAAAAAAGGTAAATTTAAGGGTATTAATTGGACAACTTACGTTTCTCAACATTGTTATTTAGCTTATCCTATTTATGATTGGTCTGTTGAGGATATTTGGGCTGCCAACTCGAAATTTTTATGGTCATACAACCGAATATACGAATTAATGCATAAGGTCGGAGTACCACTATCACAACAGAGACTATGCCAACCCTTCGGAGAAGATCAACGAAAAGGACTTTGGTTATATCAAATTCTAGAACCAGATACATGGCAACGCTTAGTTGGTCGAGTTCAAGGTTGTAACTTTGGAGCAAAATACAGTAAAAAACAGGGACGAATTCTAGGCTATTATCGGTTTGAGCTCCCCGCTGGTCATACTTACCGAAGCTATGCAAAATTCCTCCTTCACAGTATGCCTCCTTATATGGAACAGCACTATCGCGCTAAAATTTTCCAATTTTTGGTTTGGTGGAAAAAGCACGGAAAACACCTAGGCATACGCCATATACCTGATTTTGCAGATAAAAAACTGGAAGCGCAAAAAAAAGTCCCTAGTTGGAGAAGGATATGCAAAGTTTTAATAAAAAATGACTTCCTTTGTCGAGGTCTTTCGTTTGGTCTAAATAAATCGCTATCAAACAAATGCTTGGAAAATTACGACAGTTATTTTCAAACCAATAAGAGGAGTTAA